The Salvelinus fontinalis isolate EN_2023a unplaced genomic scaffold, ASM2944872v1 scaffold_0173, whole genome shotgun sequence genome contains a region encoding:
- the slc5a11 gene encoding sodium/myo-inositol cotransporter 2 — MATTQGTTVPPSQSPGLGVPTLVTVDIVVLVVYFLLVLAVGLWSMWKTKRSTVDGYFLAGKSMSWWPVGTSLFASNVGSGHFMGLAGSGAAAGISAVAYEWNGMLMVLLLGWLFLPIYIASGVTTMPEYLQKRFGGKRIQLFIAILYLFIYIFTKISVDMYAGAVFIQQALQWNIYVAVVVLLLITALYTVAGGLAAVMYTDAVQTGIMLIGALTLMGFSFAEVGGWNALLEGYATAIPSVRDPNTTCGIPRDDAFHLFRDPVTSDLPWPGILLGMSIPSMWYWCSDQVIVQRSLAAKNLLHAKGGSLLAAYLKILPFFMMVLPGMISRILYPDEVACSDPEVCTEVCGNPVGCSDIAYAKLVMKLLPSGEEVFFSL, encoded by the exons ATGGCTACCACCCAGGGGACCACCGTGCCCCCCTCCCAATCCCCAGGTTTAGGTGTACCCACCCTGGTCACTGTAGACATTGTGGTGCTCGTTGTCTACTTCCTCCTTGTACTGGCTGTGGGCCTCTGG TCCATGTGGAAAACCAAGCGGAGCACGGTGGATGGATACTTCCTGGCAGGAAAGAGCATGTCCTGGTGGCCG GTGGGCACCTCTCTGTTTGCCAGTAATGTGGGTAGCGGCCACTTCATGGGCCTGGCTGGCTCAGGAGCAGCAGCGGGCATCAGTGCTGTGGCATATGAGTGGAAC GGGATGCTGATGGTGCTGCTCTTGGGTTGGCTTTTCCTGCCCATCTATATTGCTTCCGGG GTGACAACCATGCCTGAATACTTGCAGAAGCGATTCGGGGGGAAGAGAATACAATTATTCATAGCTATTTTGTATTTATTCATTTACATCTTCACAAAGATATCG gtGGATATGTATGCTGGGGCAGTGTTTATTCAACAGGCCCTGCAGTGGAACATCTATGTAGCTGTGGTGGTGCTTCTGCTCATCACTGCTCTCTACACTGTAGCAG GTGGTCTGGCTGCAGTCATGTACACAGACGCTGTCCAGACTGGCATCATGTTGATAGGAGCACTCACCCTCATGGGCTTTA GTTTCGCTGAGGTGGGGGGCTGGAACGCCCTCCTAGAGGGGTATGCTACGGCCATCCCCTCGGTCCGCGACCCCAACACCACATGTGGCATCCCCCGGGACGACGCCTTCCACCTGTTCCGTGAccctgtgacctctgacctgccCTGGCCGGGCATCCTCCTGGGCATGTCCATACCCTCCATGTGGTACTGGTGCTCAGACCAG GTGATAGTGCAGCGCTCCCTGGCTGCCAAGAACCTGCTCCATGCTAAAGGAGGCTCCCTGCTGGCTGCCTACCTCAAGATCCTGCCCTTCTTCATGATGGTCCTGCCCGGCATGATCAGCAGAATACTCTACCCAG ACGAGGTGGCGTGTAGTGACCCTGAGGTGTGTACTGAGGTGTGTGGGAACCCAGTGGGCTGTTCAGACATCGCCTACGCCAAACTGGTCATGAAGCTACTGCCTTCAGGTGAGGAAGTCTTCTTCTCTCTGTAA